One Sandaracinaceae bacterium genomic window, CTCGATGCGTCCGTCGCGCATGGAGACCTTGCGCGGCATGCGGTCGGCCAGATCGCGGCTGTGGGTGACGATCAGGAAGGTCGTGCCCCGGCTCTCGTTCAGATCGAAGAAGAGCTTGTGGATGGCCTCACTCGTCTTCGAGTCGAGGTTGCCCGTCGGCTCGTCGGCCATGACCAGCTTCGGCTCCATCACGAGGGCGCGCGCGAAGGCGACGCGCTGCTGCTCGCCGCCGGAGAGCTCCCCCGGCCGATGGCTCAGGCGGTGGCTCAGCCCGACCTCGTCGAGCAGCTCCTTGGCCCGATACTCGACGGCGCGGCGCTTCTTCCCCTGGATGAGGCCCGGCATCATCACGTTCTCGAGCGCGGTGAACTCGGGCAGCAGGTGGTGGAACTGGAAGACGAAGCCCAGGCTGTCGTTCCGGAAGGCGGCCAGCTGCGCCGCGGAGTAGCGCGTGACGTCGCGGCCCTGGTAGCGGATCGAGCCCGC contains:
- a CDS encoding ABC transporter ATP-binding protein, whose amino-acid sequence is MQSQPSPAPLVEVEGVWKKFLHEEREVVILKDIDLRIEQGEMLAVVGPSGAGKSTLLHILGTLDLPTAGSIRYQGRDVTRYSAAQLAAFRNDSLGFVFQFHHLLPEFTALENVMMPGLIQGKKRRAVEYRAKELLDEVGLSHRLSHRPGELSGGEQQRVAFARALVMEPKLVMADEPTGNLDSKTSEAIHKLFFDLNESRGTTFLIVTHSRDLADRMPRKVSMRDGRIESDWRRSEDTDEARADDASPGPSPDPSPDTADDAVEAPLDPSEAHG